From Nonlabens sp. Ci31, the proteins below share one genomic window:
- the gldD gene encoding gliding motility lipoprotein GldD codes for MYTSLRILFVLLIFIGISSCNDQKVLPKPSGQLALDFPKGNYVNSDHVNCPFSFEVNEFARVLSKSDCSMKIEYPGMDATVYLNYRPIQNNLRQLLIDGQKLSYEHNQKADVIADFPFVNRLNNTYGMMYEIEGDAASNAQFYVTDSTKHFLTASLYFYTQPNYDSILPAVDYVKSDMVKMMETLRWKE; via the coding sequence ATGTACACTAGCTTAAGAATTCTATTTGTATTGTTGATTTTCATTGGGATTTCCAGTTGTAATGATCAAAAGGTGTTACCCAAGCCTAGCGGTCAGTTGGCACTTGATTTTCCAAAAGGGAATTATGTGAATTCAGATCATGTAAATTGTCCCTTTTCTTTTGAAGTAAATGAATTTGCAAGAGTACTATCTAAAAGCGATTGTTCTATGAAGATCGAATATCCTGGCATGGATGCAACGGTATACCTCAACTACAGACCTATACAAAACAACCTCAGACAACTCCTCATCGACGGACAAAAATTATCCTACGAGCACAATCAAAAAGCAGATGTTATAGCAGACTTTCCCTTTGTTAACAGACTTAATAACACCTATGGGATGATGTATGAAATAGAAGGGGATGCTGCTTCTAACGCTCAATTTTATGTGACTGATAGTACCAAACATTTTCTTACCGCTTCCCTATATTTTTATACACAACCTAACTATGATTCTATTCTGCCAGCGGTAGACTATGTAAAAAGTGATATGGTAAAAATGATGGAAACCTTGAGGTGGAAAGAGTAA
- a CDS encoding acyl-CoA thioesterase: MEPKTPSQSFTTVTDMVLPSETNPLNNLFGGELLARMDRAASIAARRHSRRIVVTASVNHVAFNRMVPLGSVVTIEAQVSRAFKSSMEVYMDVWVEDRESGERTKANEAIYTFVAVDDTGRPITVAPITPETEIEKQRYDAALRRKQLSLVLAGKMKAKDATELKALFE, encoded by the coding sequence ATGGAACCTAAAACACCATCACAATCATTTACTACGGTTACCGATATGGTATTGCCTAGTGAGACAAATCCGCTGAATAATTTATTTGGTGGTGAGTTATTGGCACGTATGGATCGAGCGGCAAGTATCGCAGCAAGGAGACATTCCAGACGTATTGTGGTAACGGCATCTGTAAATCACGTAGCCTTTAATAGAATGGTGCCTCTGGGAAGTGTAGTTACTATAGAAGCACAAGTCAGCAGGGCATTTAAGAGTTCGATGGAAGTTTATATGGACGTGTGGGTAGAAGATCGCGAAAGCGGCGAGCGCACCAAAGCAAATGAAGCCATCTACACCTTTGTAGCCGTAGATGACACTGGAAGACCTATTACAGTCGCTCCTATAACACCAGAAACTGAAATAGAAAAACAACGTTACGATGCGGCATTGAGACGCAAGCAACTGAGTCTTGTCCTTGCAGGAAAAATGAAAGCAAAAGACGCTACAGAATTGAAAGCACTTTTTGAATAA
- a CDS encoding ribonuclease E/G, translated as MDKEIIIRSSATKIDYALTKNGRLVELHKDEEKTKFAVSDIFIAKSRKVLSGLNATFVDVGYEKDGFLHYHDLGVKYLTQLKFTKQVLSGRRKNFTLKDIKFEKDIEKHGAIEDAVSPTQPILVQVVKEPISTKGPRLSAELSLPGRYVVLVPFSDRISISQKIEDREEKSRLKRLVKSIKPEGFGVIVRTVAKGKLVAELDQDLQNLVEKWDTMCNKIHKAPFPTKVMTEVSRTNSLMRDVFNDTYTSIVVDDEEVFQEIKNYLKTIAPHKESIVKYHNPRTSVFEKFGIERQIKTSFGRTVSMSKGAYLVIEHTEAMHVIDVNSGNRSNKADSQEDTALETNMISATEIARQLRLRDMGGIIVVDFIDMRKAENRKKLYEHIRDEMADDRAKHKILPPSKFGLIQITRQRVRQEVNIKTREENPDGNGQEIQAPILVIQEITETLERHLKAGVKKITLNAHPFIAAFITKGYPSIRSKWFMNHQKWIKVVPRDAYTYLEYNFKDKDGNDLT; from the coding sequence ATGGATAAAGAAATTATTATCCGTTCCAGTGCTACAAAAATCGATTATGCGCTTACTAAAAATGGTAGACTAGTCGAATTACATAAAGATGAAGAAAAAACTAAGTTTGCGGTAAGTGACATATTTATTGCAAAGTCACGCAAGGTTCTTTCTGGCCTCAACGCTACGTTTGTAGATGTAGGCTATGAAAAAGATGGTTTTTTACACTATCACGACCTAGGTGTTAAATACCTTACCCAACTTAAATTTACCAAACAAGTTTTGAGCGGTAGACGCAAAAATTTTACCCTTAAAGATATCAAATTTGAGAAAGACATAGAAAAACACGGTGCTATTGAAGATGCAGTATCGCCTACACAACCTATTCTTGTTCAAGTAGTTAAAGAACCTATATCAACCAAAGGTCCTCGTCTAAGTGCCGAGCTTTCTTTACCAGGTAGGTATGTTGTTCTCGTTCCATTTTCTGACCGAATTTCTATATCCCAAAAGATAGAAGATCGTGAAGAAAAAAGCAGATTAAAAAGACTTGTAAAAAGCATTAAACCTGAAGGATTTGGCGTTATTGTGCGCACAGTTGCTAAAGGTAAACTCGTAGCAGAGCTGGACCAAGATTTACAAAATCTTGTTGAAAAATGGGATACCATGTGTAATAAGATACACAAGGCACCATTCCCGACAAAGGTTATGACTGAAGTAAGTCGTACCAATTCCCTTATGAGAGATGTTTTTAATGATACGTACACTTCCATTGTCGTTGATGATGAAGAGGTGTTTCAAGAAATTAAAAACTATTTGAAAACTATTGCCCCACATAAAGAGTCCATTGTAAAGTACCACAACCCGAGAACCTCTGTTTTTGAAAAATTTGGTATCGAACGACAAATCAAAACATCATTTGGACGTACTGTTTCTATGAGCAAAGGTGCTTACCTTGTTATAGAACATACAGAAGCTATGCATGTTATAGATGTCAACTCTGGGAATAGATCTAATAAAGCTGACAGCCAGGAAGATACCGCACTAGAAACCAACATGATCTCTGCAACTGAGATTGCACGCCAGTTAAGGCTTAGAGATATGGGTGGAATTATTGTAGTAGACTTTATCGACATGCGCAAAGCAGAGAATCGCAAGAAACTCTATGAGCACATAAGAGATGAAATGGCAGATGACCGCGCAAAGCATAAGATCCTTCCTCCTAGTAAATTTGGTTTGATCCAGATCACTAGACAGCGTGTAAGGCAAGAAGTAAATATAAAAACTCGTGAGGAAAATCCTGACGGAAACGGACAAGAGATACAAGCTCCAATTCTCGTCATTCAGGAAATTACCGAAACATTAGAACGACACCTTAAAGCTGGTGTAAAAAAGATAACGCTGAATGCGCATCCTTTTATTGCGGCTTTTATAACTAAAGGTTATCCTTCTATCAGATCAAAGTGGTTTATGAACCACCAAAAATGGATCAAGGTAGTACCTAGAGATGCCTATACTTATCTAGAATACAATTTCAAAGATAAAGACGGTAACGATCTTACTTAA
- a CDS encoding DUF4292 domain-containing protein translates to MKYLKFLPIALLLLLAGCASTQRAANNATATAKKSKVVKAHEAARTDFKTMNSRLSVSYDNSKTTRSFTVNLRMEKGKQIWMSAGLFGITAAKVYITPDRVQLYEKLNKRAFDGDFSLISDFLGEEITFEQLEDLLLGQAVEPLENKNFTIVNNEYQFQQVAVMTKMFNLRPTDFKVSEQSISKPSEGSFLKVNYPEYQIVDGRVIPSEIKIDAHQGDRISKVEMELKSVDFDQEMTFPFNMPSGYSPFKF, encoded by the coding sequence ATGAAATACTTGAAGTTCCTTCCCATAGCCTTGTTATTATTGCTTGCAGGTTGCGCTAGTACACAACGAGCCGCAAATAATGCAACAGCAACGGCCAAAAAATCTAAGGTGGTAAAAGCCCATGAAGCGGCACGTACCGATTTTAAAACGATGAATTCGCGACTTTCTGTGAGTTATGACAATTCTAAAACTACCCGATCCTTCACGGTAAATTTACGTATGGAAAAGGGCAAACAAATATGGATGAGCGCTGGACTTTTTGGCATTACGGCCGCAAAGGTGTACATCACTCCAGATCGAGTTCAGTTGTACGAAAAGCTGAATAAAAGAGCTTTTGACGGCGACTTTAGTTTAATAAGCGACTTTTTAGGTGAAGAAATTACCTTTGAGCAGTTAGAAGATTTACTACTGGGACAGGCGGTGGAACCCTTAGAAAACAAGAATTTTACCATTGTAAACAATGAATATCAGTTTCAGCAGGTTGCAGTGATGACCAAGATGTTTAATTTGCGCCCTACAGATTTTAAAGTCTCTGAACAATCTATTTCTAAGCCTTCTGAAGGTAGTTTTTTAAAGGTGAATTATCCGGAGTATCAAATTGTGGATGGAAGGGTCATTCCCTCAGAAATCAAAATTGATGCCCATCAAGGCGACCGGATTTCTAAAGTAGAAATGGAATTAAAAAGTGTGGACTTTGATCAAGAGATGACTTTTCCGTTTAACATGCCGTCAGGCTATAGCCCATTCAAATTCTAG
- the mutY gene encoding A/G-specific adenine glycosylase, translating into MNFSRQLIDWYGVNKRTLPWRDTENPYFIWLSEVILQQTRVQQGLPYYQSFVKTYPTVEKLAAAPQDEVLKLWQGLGYYSRARNLQAAAVQIVENDLKFPDNYKDLLALKGVGDYTAAAIASFAYKEVVPVVDGNVYRVLSRLYGVSTPINIPSGVKEFKELATKLLNQNDPATHNQAIMEFGALQCTPKKPVCSSCPFKMECVAFQEDRIGELPLKLKKTKVKSLFHHYVVVETPTGKTIMHQRDNSSIWAGLFEFPYIEANGALLSKEVTDHDVFKDIVGKSRFRESAYNQQPIIHKLSHRKIHAYFWIVKVEEELETAVFVEEAFEKPVHVLMDRFMKEFWQRN; encoded by the coding sequence ATGAACTTTTCCAGGCAACTTATTGATTGGTACGGAGTTAACAAAAGAACACTGCCCTGGAGAGATACAGAAAACCCCTACTTTATATGGTTAAGCGAGGTGATTTTACAGCAAACAAGGGTTCAACAAGGCCTTCCTTACTATCAAAGTTTTGTTAAAACCTACCCGACGGTAGAGAAACTCGCTGCTGCGCCTCAAGATGAAGTGCTTAAATTATGGCAAGGTTTAGGCTATTATTCCAGAGCTAGAAACTTACAAGCAGCTGCTGTACAAATAGTGGAGAACGATCTTAAATTTCCAGATAACTACAAGGATCTTTTAGCTCTAAAAGGAGTTGGCGACTATACCGCAGCAGCAATAGCAAGTTTCGCTTATAAAGAAGTCGTTCCCGTAGTGGATGGTAATGTGTATAGAGTACTATCCCGCTTGTATGGGGTGTCAACTCCTATAAATATTCCTTCAGGGGTAAAAGAATTTAAGGAACTTGCTACAAAACTGCTTAATCAAAATGATCCTGCAACACATAACCAAGCGATTATGGAGTTTGGAGCATTGCAATGCACTCCTAAAAAACCTGTTTGTAGCTCCTGTCCTTTTAAAATGGAATGTGTGGCTTTTCAAGAGGATAGAATAGGAGAGTTGCCTTTGAAATTAAAGAAAACCAAGGTGAAAAGCCTTTTTCATCATTATGTGGTCGTAGAAACTCCTACTGGGAAAACTATTATGCACCAGCGTGATAACAGTAGCATTTGGGCAGGGCTATTTGAGTTTCCTTATATAGAAGCAAATGGGGCTCTATTATCAAAGGAGGTTACTGATCATGATGTGTTTAAAGATATTGTGGGTAAGTCTCGCTTTCGCGAAAGCGCATACAACCAACAACCTATTATCCATAAACTATCTCATAGAAAGATTCACGCGTACTTCTGGATCGTGAAAGTGGAAGAAGAACTGGAAACTGCCGTTTTTGTAGAAGAAGCATTTGAAAAACCAGTTCATGTTCTAATGGATCGATTTATGAAAGAATTCTGGCAAAGGAACTAA
- a CDS encoding gliding motility-associated protein GldE, with the protein MISSGDQLMYLIIFILLLICSALISGAEVAFFSLSNTELDDESEDFPRRSIVKKLLDRPKKLLATILIANNAINITSVLIFGILSDTWFKNVKPIAIDFGFPFDLDIRFVIEVVVVTFLILLFGEIFPKVYANRNPKGFASFMAIPVNILDKIFSFISLPMRYVTLQIQDRLGSKKSNITVSQLSQALELTDGNDTTDEEQQLLQGIVSFGNTHTKNVMRNRTDVFALDESLPFKEIIPQVIEHGYSRIPCYNESIDQITGVLYVKDLLPYIDRKNYEWRKLLREAYFVPENKKLDDLLQEFQEKKKHIAIVVDEYGGTSGLISLEDIIEEIVGDISDEFDEEDLIYSKLDDKNYVFEGKTQLKDFYRVLDLEEEDIAVFDGGKGESETLAGFLLEQTGHFPRKLDQITFHNMTFLVEVMDKKRIKQIKCTLA; encoded by the coding sequence ATGATTTCCAGCGGAGATCAATTGATGTATTTAATAATTTTTATTTTATTGCTTATTTGTAGCGCCCTAATAAGCGGGGCTGAAGTGGCGTTTTTTAGTCTTTCTAATACGGAATTAGATGATGAAAGTGAAGACTTTCCCAGACGTAGTATTGTTAAGAAGCTCCTTGATAGGCCTAAAAAACTCCTGGCAACTATATTAATTGCAAATAATGCGATCAACATCACGTCAGTATTGATATTTGGAATTCTCAGTGATACTTGGTTCAAAAATGTAAAGCCTATTGCTATCGATTTTGGCTTTCCATTTGACCTGGATATCAGGTTTGTTATTGAAGTCGTAGTGGTGACCTTTTTGATTTTGCTTTTTGGCGAGATTTTCCCAAAGGTTTACGCTAATCGTAACCCAAAAGGATTTGCCAGTTTTATGGCGATACCTGTTAATATACTAGATAAAATATTTAGCTTTATCAGCTTACCGATGCGTTATGTGACCTTGCAAATACAAGATCGTTTAGGAAGTAAGAAATCTAACATAACGGTTTCTCAACTATCACAAGCATTAGAACTTACTGACGGGAACGATACTACAGATGAAGAACAGCAGCTCCTTCAGGGAATTGTAAGTTTCGGTAATACGCATACAAAAAATGTAATGCGCAATCGTACAGATGTGTTTGCACTAGATGAAAGTCTGCCTTTTAAGGAAATTATCCCGCAAGTTATTGAGCATGGTTACTCGCGCATACCTTGCTATAACGAAAGCATTGATCAGATTACGGGAGTCTTGTACGTGAAAGATCTCCTACCTTATATAGATCGTAAAAATTATGAATGGAGAAAGTTGCTTAGGGAAGCCTATTTCGTTCCAGAAAATAAAAAGCTAGATGATCTCTTACAAGAATTTCAAGAGAAGAAAAAGCACATCGCTATAGTGGTGGATGAATATGGAGGTACTAGCGGTTTGATTTCGCTGGAGGATATTATAGAAGAGATCGTTGGAGACATCAGTGATGAATTTGATGAAGAAGATCTGATTTACTCAAAGCTGGACGATAAGAATTACGTTTTTGAGGGTAAAACACAATTAAAAGATTTCTATAGAGTTTTAGACCTAGAGGAAGAAGATATCGCAGTATTTGATGGTGGCAAAGGAGAATCTGAGACCCTTGCAGGGTTTTTACTAGAGCAAACCGGTCACTTTCCTAGAAAACTAGATCAAATAACTTTTCACAACATGACCTTTCTAGTAGAAGTCATGGATAAGAAACGCATTAAACAAATAAAATGTACACTAGCTTAA
- a CDS encoding murein hydrolase activator EnvC family protein, translating into MKKHIYLLLLFLLCFAFAKAQSEKAVLEERKAEIQREINQFDRLLKNVRKEEKTMVLLVETIDKKISRTQEIINITNKQANTLTRNIKSNVVQIKKLEVEIKALKAEYAEMIVKAYKSKNDQSRLMFLLSSEDFLQAYKRVQYLQTYANYRKKQADEISLKSTGLADKNKELESEKEEKSRVLALNQRQRVALKTDKVEQVDLLAVVQANEKKYAADIKEKSRERNKIDLELRALIAADIKASNKGKTGTVENKFFLTPEAKILANNFKSNKGKLPWPVEEGFVSRRYGKQPHPVVKSLTIDSNGLRMQSPGGAKVRAIFEGEVIRITKSKYGILAVHIRHGNYTSIYDNLKLVSVEKGDTVNTKDIIGEIFTSNSGETELKFVLMQDTETIDPAQWIARK; encoded by the coding sequence ATGAAAAAGCATATTTATTTATTGCTGTTGTTTTTGTTGTGTTTTGCATTCGCGAAAGCGCAATCAGAAAAAGCCGTTCTAGAAGAACGCAAAGCCGAAATCCAAAGAGAGATCAATCAGTTCGATAGGTTATTGAAGAACGTCCGGAAAGAAGAAAAAACCATGGTATTACTCGTGGAAACTATTGATAAAAAAATCTCTCGTACGCAAGAGATCATTAATATTACCAATAAACAGGCTAACACGCTTACCAGGAATATCAAATCTAATGTGGTTCAAATCAAGAAACTGGAAGTGGAGATTAAAGCATTGAAAGCAGAATATGCCGAAATGATTGTAAAAGCCTATAAATCTAAAAACGATCAAAGTCGCTTGATGTTTTTACTGAGTTCTGAAGATTTTTTACAAGCTTATAAAAGAGTTCAATACCTTCAAACTTATGCTAATTATCGTAAAAAACAAGCCGATGAGATTTCGTTGAAGTCAACAGGGCTTGCTGATAAGAATAAAGAATTGGAAAGTGAGAAAGAGGAAAAAAGCCGTGTGTTGGCGCTCAATCAAAGACAGCGAGTAGCTCTTAAAACAGATAAAGTAGAGCAAGTAGACTTACTGGCCGTTGTTCAGGCAAATGAAAAGAAATACGCAGCTGACATCAAGGAGAAATCAAGAGAACGCAATAAAATAGATCTAGAATTAAGAGCTTTAATCGCTGCAGATATCAAAGCTTCTAATAAGGGGAAAACAGGAACTGTGGAAAACAAATTCTTCTTAACTCCAGAAGCTAAAATCCTAGCTAATAATTTTAAAAGCAACAAAGGAAAGTTGCCATGGCCAGTGGAAGAAGGATTTGTATCCAGACGTTATGGTAAACAGCCACATCCAGTAGTGAAGTCGCTCACCATAGACTCAAACGGGTTGAGGATGCAAAGTCCAGGCGGTGCCAAAGTGCGCGCTATTTTTGAAGGCGAAGTCATCCGTATTACTAAGAGTAAATACGGTATTCTAGCGGTTCACATACGACACGGTAATTACACTTCTATCTATGACAATTTGAAATTAGTAAGCGTAGAAAAAGGTGATACCGTCAACACTAAGGATATCATAGGAGAAATATTCACCTCCAACTCTGGAGAGACAGAACTGAAATTTGTCTTAATGCAGGACACAGAAACAATAGATCCAGCACAATGGATAGCAAGAAAGTAA
- a CDS encoding tetratricopeptide repeat protein: MNRLFKTYSFIAMIFLGNLVFAQEEVFSDEVNVDDLGDVSDDFKDNFFNALAAKAIGNHDKAIQYLEACEKMEPESGAVQFELGKNYLMSDAFAKAEQKITRAIEIAGETEWLLETLYDVYDKQKEYDKSLNVLEKLVKINENYEELLPYQYARASKNQEALAIINKLDTRLGEEERRTQLKVQIQERLDTNEARDGNIEDLEAAIASNPKQEKAYINLIYLYSKKNNPEKVQEVAEALEKNLPESDKAQLALYKIYLENGKTSKGIKSMQKVFESVQFDTETKINVLNDYIQSGGADLEDQEIQNAINDFANQVEDVAAFSALGDYYLRRKDAVRAVSFYEKGLELDDKNYDLVKKVALLSIDIKDYNKAVEVIDQALEVFPAQALLYLLSGVAHNHLNEPDIAISQLETGLSFLLDEPKLESDMYQQLAWSYDQKNDTTKAAKMRSKVKMLSKKT; this comes from the coding sequence ATGAACAGGTTATTTAAAACATACTCATTTATCGCGATGATTTTCTTGGGCAATTTGGTTTTTGCTCAGGAAGAAGTCTTTTCTGATGAAGTAAATGTGGATGACTTAGGAGATGTTTCTGACGATTTCAAAGATAATTTTTTCAATGCCCTCGCTGCAAAAGCCATAGGCAATCACGATAAGGCGATTCAATATTTGGAGGCCTGCGAGAAAATGGAACCAGAATCTGGAGCGGTGCAATTTGAATTGGGTAAAAACTATTTGATGAGTGATGCTTTCGCGAAAGCGGAACAGAAAATAACTCGTGCCATAGAAATAGCAGGTGAAACAGAATGGCTGTTGGAAACCTTATACGATGTCTACGACAAGCAAAAAGAGTACGATAAATCCTTAAATGTTTTAGAAAAGCTCGTAAAAATCAATGAGAATTACGAAGAGTTATTGCCCTATCAGTATGCGAGAGCGAGCAAAAATCAAGAAGCACTGGCCATCATAAATAAGCTCGATACGCGTCTAGGGGAAGAAGAACGACGCACTCAGTTAAAAGTACAGATACAAGAGCGCTTAGATACAAATGAAGCCAGAGACGGCAATATTGAAGATTTAGAAGCAGCGATTGCTTCAAATCCTAAACAAGAGAAAGCTTATATCAACCTGATCTACCTGTATAGCAAAAAAAATAATCCGGAGAAAGTTCAAGAGGTTGCAGAGGCACTGGAAAAAAACCTGCCCGAAAGTGATAAAGCACAATTGGCGCTTTACAAGATTTACTTGGAAAATGGTAAAACATCTAAAGGAATCAAAAGCATGCAAAAAGTCTTTGAGTCGGTGCAGTTTGACACAGAGACTAAAATCAATGTGCTCAACGATTACATACAGTCTGGTGGAGCAGATCTAGAGGATCAAGAGATTCAAAACGCCATAAACGACTTTGCAAATCAAGTAGAAGATGTAGCTGCTTTTAGTGCTTTGGGAGATTATTATTTGAGGAGAAAAGATGCTGTAAGAGCGGTATCCTTCTATGAAAAAGGACTGGAACTGGACGATAAGAACTACGATTTAGTTAAAAAAGTAGCGCTTTTAAGTATCGATATTAAAGATTATAACAAGGCTGTAGAAGTTATAGATCAAGCTTTGGAAGTTTTTCCCGCACAAGCCTTACTTTATTTATTAAGTGGCGTAGCACATAACCATCTTAATGAGCCAGATATAGCTATTAGTCAGCTGGAAACTGGATTGAGCTTTTTACTCGATGAGCCCAAGCTAGAAAGCGATATGTACCAGCAACTCGCATGGAGTTACGATCAAAAAAACGATACAACTAAAGCGGCAAAAATGCGTTCTAAAGTTAAAATGCTGTCTAAAAAAACCTAA
- a CDS encoding single-stranded DNA-binding protein, giving the protein MAGTVNKVILIGHTGDEVKMKYFEGGNCIGRFPLATNEEYVNRSTGERVSNTEWHNCVVRNKAAEVCEKYLKKGDKVYIEGRIKNRQWTGEDGQQRYTTEIQVQEFTFLTPKNEASTPVGPEQSAPAQQMQKPQQAPAASEQKETTTNSYSEPQSSSSSVNEDDDLPF; this is encoded by the coding sequence ATGGCAGGTACCGTTAATAAAGTGATTCTAATAGGTCACACAGGAGATGAAGTGAAGATGAAATATTTTGAAGGTGGTAATTGCATAGGAAGGTTCCCTCTTGCTACTAACGAAGAATATGTAAACCGCAGCACAGGAGAACGGGTATCTAATACAGAATGGCATAATTGTGTCGTGAGAAACAAAGCTGCTGAAGTTTGTGAAAAGTACTTAAAAAAAGGAGATAAAGTATATATAGAAGGACGTATTAAAAACAGACAGTGGACTGGAGAAGATGGACAGCAACGTTACACAACAGAAATCCAAGTGCAAGAGTTTACATTTTTAACTCCTAAAAACGAAGCCTCCACACCTGTTGGGCCAGAACAAAGTGCTCCAGCGCAGCAAATGCAAAAACCTCAACAAGCTCCGGCTGCTTCAGAGCAAAAAGAAACAACGACTAATTCCTACAGCGAGCCACAATCCAGCAGCAGCAGTGTAAACGAAGACGATGATTTACCATTTTAA
- a CDS encoding DMT family transporter — protein sequence MDNSKLKYVYLVILSLIWGSSFILIKKALGEENGELVLQPLQLGALRTMISGAILISIGWKSFAATSKKDWPWLALSGLLGTFFPAFLFAYAQTEIDSAISAILNSTVPLITLVMGAVIFGISFSRNQLIGVVIGLAGAVGLVLAGMESHPEQNYLFAGLILIACSCYASNVNIIKRYLQNIKPLAIATGNFVFIVPLATIVFFSADGTSIDLESPAVQQSFMYIITLCIFGTVAAKVMFNKLVQMTSPVFASSVTYLMPVIGLTWGILDGELFNIWQIASTGVIIFAVVLVTREKKKA from the coding sequence ATGGACAACTCTAAATTAAAGTACGTATACCTTGTCATTTTAAGCTTAATTTGGGGTTCCTCTTTTATCTTGATCAAGAAAGCATTAGGTGAAGAAAACGGTGAGCTGGTATTGCAACCTTTGCAATTAGGAGCTTTGCGCACCATGATTTCTGGGGCTATTCTTATTTCCATAGGTTGGAAATCATTTGCTGCAACAAGTAAAAAAGACTGGCCGTGGCTAGCGCTTTCAGGATTACTTGGTACCTTTTTCCCAGCTTTCTTATTTGCATATGCACAAACTGAAATCGATAGCGCTATAAGTGCCATCCTTAATTCTACCGTTCCATTAATTACGTTAGTTATGGGCGCAGTTATTTTTGGTATTTCTTTCTCGCGTAACCAATTGATAGGAGTTGTCATAGGTCTTGCAGGAGCAGTAGGCTTAGTTTTGGCGGGTATGGAAAGCCATCCAGAGCAAAACTATCTTTTTGCAGGGCTGATACTTATCGCTTGTTCCTGTTATGCTAGTAATGTAAATATTATTAAAAGATACCTTCAAAACATCAAACCTCTCGCTATTGCTACGGGAAACTTTGTCTTTATAGTACCTCTGGCAACTATCGTTTTCTTTAGTGCAGATGGTACTTCCATTGATTTAGAAAGTCCAGCGGTACAACAGAGCTTTATGTATATTATTACTTTGTGTATTTTTGGAACTGTAGCAGCTAAAGTTATGTTCAATAAATTAGTGCAAATGACCTCTCCAGTATTTGCAAGTTCAGTTACTTATTTAATGCCAGTGATAGGCTTGACATGGGGAATTCTAGACGGGGAGCTTTTTAATATCTGGCAAATTGCTTCTACTGGCGTAATTATTTTTGCGGTGGTATTAGTTACTAGGGAAAAGAAAAAGGCTTAA
- a CDS encoding HU family DNA-binding protein — MTKADIVSKISDKLGMEKTDVQATVESFMNEVKDSLETGENVYLRGFGSFIVKTRAEKTGRNISKNTTIKIPAHNIPAFKPAKIFVDGVKSNVKVK, encoded by the coding sequence ATGACTAAAGCAGATATCGTATCTAAAATTTCAGACAAGCTGGGAATGGAGAAGACTGATGTGCAGGCAACTGTAGAATCTTTCATGAATGAAGTGAAAGACTCTCTTGAAACTGGAGAAAACGTATATTTACGCGGTTTCGGTAGCTTTATAGTAAAGACTAGAGCTGAAAAGACTGGACGAAACATTTCAAAGAACACCACTATTAAAATTCCTGCTCACAATATACCAGCATTCAAACCTGCAAAGATATTTGTGGACGGAGTAAAATCAAACGTAAAAGTTAAGTAA